A single Seriola aureovittata isolate HTS-2021-v1 ecotype China chromosome 19, ASM2101889v1, whole genome shotgun sequence DNA region contains:
- the LOC130187493 gene encoding claudin-20-like has product MLSTAVQILAFALALLGVLGATVATLLPNWKVSINVWSNIMTPISQMQGLWMDCVWYTSGVFSCTMKNSVLSLPAYLQTTRAAMVLSCMVAAFGLCLASLGLKCTRWGGSHRAKGHTAIAAGGCFILASFLCLVPASWFTNEVITTFLTTDLPDSSKYQPGGALCVTFISAGFLLAGGVIFCLSCPGKRTRRPDYTSSSNPDRPALYHDGQRGREPRTEREQPKKRQNKTVQLQMKCKVKQKKALQEKPEKDQEQRLYSSPSKLPPKDIKDSYSLQEYV; this is encoded by the coding sequence ATGCTGTCTACCGCCGTTCAGATCCTGGCGTTCGCTCTGGCGCTCCTGGGCGTCCTCGGTGCCACTGTAGCCACTCTGCTGCCCAACTGGAAGGTGAGCATCAACGTCTGGTCCAACATCATGACCCCCATCTCGCAGATGCAGGGTCTGTGGATGGACTGCGTCTGGTACACCTCCGGCGTCTTCAGCTGCACCATGAAGAACTCGGTGCTGTCGCTGCCGGCTTATCTGCAGACCACACGGGCCGCTATGGTTCTGTCCTGCATGGTGGCAGCGTTTGGACTATGCCTCGCCTCGCTGGGGCTCAAATGTACCCGCTGGGGGGGCAGCCACCGAGCGAAGGGGCATACAGCCATCGCTGCAGGGGGCTGCTTCATCCTGGCCAGCTTCCTCTGCCTGGTCCCCGCGTCCTGGTTCACCAATGAAGTCATCACCACCTTCCTGACCACGGACCTGCCGGACAGCAGTAAATATCAGCCTGGAGGAGCTCTATGTGTCACGTTTATCTCGGCCGGCTTCCTCCTGGCTGGAGgggtcattttttgtttgtcatgtcCCGGAAAAAGAACGAGACGACCGGACTACACTTCCTCCAGCAACCCTGACAGACCTGCGCTGTACCACGACGGGCAGCGGGGACGGGAGCCGCGGACGGAGCGAGAACagccaaaaaaaagacaaaacaaaactgtccaGCTGCAGATGAAATGCAAAGTGAAGCAGAAGAAAGCTCTGCAGGAGAAACCTGAAAAGGACCAGGAGCAGAGGCTCTACTCGTCTCCTTCCAAACTCCCTCCAAAAGACATCAAGGACAGCTACAGCCTCCAGGAATATGTTTAA
- the LOC130160741 gene encoding interferon-induced protein 44-like: MGAKQSKPAEDVNPESPILHEAWREITWSGDKQTDLQFVSKYKPQTEGQQLRILLHGLNGAGKSSFINSVHSVLKGRISALALVDSIAYDCFTKQYTTYKIEKGNPNTFYPFVLNDMMGMKNANDRVHVKDMKRAMRGHVKDGYTFNHVYKLSKEDPYYNESPTINDKVHVLVCVIDASTDDLCGENVARTLREIRLEASELGIPQVAVFTKIDKAVLEIKQDIRNIYKSKKLKAKMERFSVNVGIPMNCIFAVQNYHSEMHLHNDIDTLILSTLRRIIAFGDDFLNKQNMC; the protein is encoded by the exons ATGGGAGCAAAGCAGTCTAAACCTGCTGAAGATGTAAACCCAGAGTCGCCAA TTCTACATGAAGCATGGAGGGAAATAACCtggag CGGAGACAAACAGACTGATCTGCAGTTCGTGAGCAAGTACAAACCTCAGACCGAAGGTCAGCAGCTCAGGATTCTTCTTCATGGGCTGAATGGAGCTGGAAAGTCCAGTTTCATCAACTCTGTCCACAGTGTCTTAAAAGGCAGAATAAGCGCACTGGCTCTGGTGGACAGCATTGCTTATGACTGTTTCACCAAACAG TACACAACCTACAAGATCGAAAAGGGAAACCCAAACACCTTTTACCCGTTTGTCTTAAATGACATGATGGGTATGAAAAACGCCAATGACAGAGTCCATGTGAAAGATATGAAACGGGCGATGAGGGGACATGTGAAAGACGGTTACACG ttcaatCATGTCTATAAGTTATCGAAGGAGGATCCGTACTACAACGAGTCCCCGACCATCAACGACAAAGTGCACGTTCTGGTTTGTGTCATTGATGCCAGCACAGACGATCTGTGCGGGGAAAATGTTGCTCGGACACTACGGGAAATCAGACTTGAAGCCAGTGAACTGG GGATTCCTCAAGTGGCCGTTTTCACCAAAATTGATAAGGCCGTCCTCGAGATTAAACAAGATATAAGGAACATCTACAAAAGCAAAAAGCTAAAGGCAAAG ATGGAGAGGTTCAGTGTAAACGTGGGTATTCCAATGAACTGCATCTTTGCTGTCCAGAACTACCATTCAGAAATGCACCTCCACAATGACATTGACACTCTAATCCTGAGCACCCTGAGACGCATCATCGCCTTTGGAGATGACTTCCtcaataaacaaaatatgtgCTAA
- the LOC130187492 gene encoding interferon-induced protein 44-like isoform X1 produces the protein MGAENSKSQPPILSQPWREINWHRDKQTDLQFVKNYKPQVKGQQLRILLHGPVGAGKSSFINSVQSVLQGRMYIQALADNISHDSFTKKYTTYKIQKESPNTFYPFVFNNIMGLGPNKGVLVDDVKLALKGHIKDGYLFNPVSQISEDHAFYKTFPELNDKVHVLVLVICADTLPLLTDKFVKELLEIRKAASDLGIPQVALLTKIDQACPEVKEDLKNVYKYEYIKKQMEKLSAEVGIPMNCIFPVKNYHEEIHVDNDTDALLLSSLRSIITCGDDYINFTKQQTSSDRYA, from the exons ATGGGAGCAGAAAACTCCAAATCCCAACCTCCAA TTCTCAGCCAACCATGGAGAGAAATAAACTGGCA cagagacaaacagactgatCTACAGTTTGTGAAGAACTACAAACCTCAGGTTAAAGGTCAGCAGCTCAGGATTCTTCTTCATGGGCCGGTTGGAGCTGGAAAGTCCAGTTTCATCAACTCAGTTCAAAGTGTGTTACAAGGAAGAATGTACATTCAGGCTTTGGCAGATAACATCTCTCATGACTCTTTCACCAAAAAG TACACAACCTACAAGATCCAAAAGGAAAGCCCCAACACCTTTTACCCTTTTGTCTTCAACAACATCATGGGTCTGGGTCCAAACAAAGGTGTCCTTGTGGATGATGTCAAACTGGCTTTGAAGGGACACATAAAGGATGGTTATCTG ttcaatCCTGTGTCTCAGATATCAGAGGATCATGCGTTCTACAAAACATTCCCAGAGTTGAACGACAAAGTGCATGTTCTGGTTCTTGTCATTTGTGCCGACACATTACCTCTATTAACAGACAAATTTGTGAAGGAACTTCTGGAGATCAGAAAAGCAGCCAGTGACCTGG GGATTCCTCAAGTCGCCCTTCTCACCAAAATTGACCAAGCCTGTCCTGAAGTAAAAGAAGACTTAAAGAATGTGTACAAGTACGAGTACATAAAGAAACAA atgGAAAAGCTCAGTGCAGAAGTGGGGATTCCGATGAACTGCATCTTCCCTGTGAAGAACTATCATGAAGAAATCCATGTTGATAATGATACTGACGCACTGCTCCTGAGCTCGCTGAGAAGTATCATCACCTGCGGAGATGACTACATCAACTTCACGAAACAGCAAACATCTTCAGACAGATACGCttga
- the LOC130187492 gene encoding interferon-induced protein 44-like isoform X2: MGAENSKSQPPILSQPWREINWQDKQTDLQFVKNYKPQVKGQQLRILLHGPVGAGKSSFINSVQSVLQGRMYIQALADNISHDSFTKKYTTYKIQKESPNTFYPFVFNNIMGLGPNKGVLVDDVKLALKGHIKDGYLFNPVSQISEDHAFYKTFPELNDKVHVLVLVICADTLPLLTDKFVKELLEIRKAASDLGIPQVALLTKIDQACPEVKEDLKNVYKYEYIKKQMEKLSAEVGIPMNCIFPVKNYHEEIHVDNDTDALLLSSLRSIITCGDDYINFTKQQTSSDRYA; encoded by the exons ATGGGAGCAGAAAACTCCAAATCCCAACCTCCAA TTCTCAGCCAACCATGGAGAGAAATAAACTGGCA agacaaacagactgatCTACAGTTTGTGAAGAACTACAAACCTCAGGTTAAAGGTCAGCAGCTCAGGATTCTTCTTCATGGGCCGGTTGGAGCTGGAAAGTCCAGTTTCATCAACTCAGTTCAAAGTGTGTTACAAGGAAGAATGTACATTCAGGCTTTGGCAGATAACATCTCTCATGACTCTTTCACCAAAAAG TACACAACCTACAAGATCCAAAAGGAAAGCCCCAACACCTTTTACCCTTTTGTCTTCAACAACATCATGGGTCTGGGTCCAAACAAAGGTGTCCTTGTGGATGATGTCAAACTGGCTTTGAAGGGACACATAAAGGATGGTTATCTG ttcaatCCTGTGTCTCAGATATCAGAGGATCATGCGTTCTACAAAACATTCCCAGAGTTGAACGACAAAGTGCATGTTCTGGTTCTTGTCATTTGTGCCGACACATTACCTCTATTAACAGACAAATTTGTGAAGGAACTTCTGGAGATCAGAAAAGCAGCCAGTGACCTGG GGATTCCTCAAGTCGCCCTTCTCACCAAAATTGACCAAGCCTGTCCTGAAGTAAAAGAAGACTTAAAGAATGTGTACAAGTACGAGTACATAAAGAAACAA atgGAAAAGCTCAGTGCAGAAGTGGGGATTCCGATGAACTGCATCTTCCCTGTGAAGAACTATCATGAAGAAATCCATGTTGATAATGATACTGACGCACTGCTCCTGAGCTCGCTGAGAAGTATCATCACCTGCGGAGATGACTACATCAACTTCACGAAACAGCAAACATCTTCAGACAGATACGCttga